A window from Thermococcus sp. 21S7 encodes these proteins:
- a CDS encoding DUF257 family protein, producing the protein MGDAVEKLLSRRDGIVLLEYHSTDHPERVFKRILDGWGSMGIFPLIVDIGDTLHGFVQNLRFSGWDMKMDSVPVIKIRGLVDVGNVLGKIDVVEDFEYHLALYARIARKVPKGSRNHTVVL; encoded by the coding sequence ATGGGGGACGCCGTGGAAAAACTGCTTTCGAGAAGGGACGGTATAGTCCTCTTGGAGTATCATTCCACTGATCATCCTGAACGGGTCTTCAAAAGAATCCTGGACGGCTGGGGGAGTATGGGCATTTTCCCGCTGATAGTTGACATCGGGGACACGCTCCACGGGTTCGTTCAAAATCTGCGGTTCAGCGGATGGGATATGAAGATGGACTCAGTGCCCGTGATAAAGATACGGGGACTGGTGGACGTTGGCAACGTTCTGGGGAAGATTGACGTTGTGGAAGACTTCGAGTATCATCTGGCACTCTACGCCAGAATCGCGCGAAAGGTCCCGAAGGGAAGTAGAAATCACACGGTGGTACTTG